Proteins encoded by one window of Tunturibacter psychrotolerans:
- the atpA gene encoding F0F1 ATP synthase subunit alpha: MAQIKADEITELLRQQIENFEQRIQVDEVGTVISLGDGIARVHGLDKVMAGELIEFPHGVAGLAMNLDEDQVGAVLLGDYTEISEGDQVKRTGKIMSVPVGEALIGRVVNALGQPIDDKGPINTDTYLPVERLAPGVIDRQSVREPMATGIKAIDTMIPIGRGQRELLIGDRQTGKTAIALDTIINSAKNNLICIYCAVGQKRSSVAQVVQTLEEHGAMAYTIVVAATASEPAPMQYLAPFAATAMGEYFRDSGKHALVIYDDLSKHAASYREISLLLRRPPGREAYPGDVFYLHSRLLERSSKVSDALGGGSLTALPIIETQAGDVSAYIPTNVISITDGQIFLETDLFNSGVRPAVNVGLSVSRVGFSAAIKATKQVGATLKLDLAQYRELAAFSQFGSDLDKVTQQQLSRGQRLTELLKQPQFQPLTAEKQVAILFAGVNGLLDDVEVKDLRAFEDGFYPYLESAQASILTDIATKKALDDDLKARLTAAIKEYKGNFLADRKDKKETAAAK; the protein is encoded by the coding sequence ATGGCACAGATCAAGGCGGATGAGATAACAGAACTGCTTCGCCAGCAGATTGAGAACTTCGAACAGCGCATCCAGGTGGATGAGGTCGGAACGGTCATCTCTCTGGGCGACGGAATCGCGCGTGTGCATGGCCTAGATAAGGTGATGGCCGGCGAGTTGATTGAGTTTCCGCACGGCGTTGCAGGTCTCGCGATGAACCTTGATGAAGATCAGGTCGGCGCGGTGCTGCTGGGTGATTACACGGAGATCAGCGAAGGCGATCAGGTAAAGCGTACCGGCAAGATCATGTCCGTGCCGGTAGGCGAGGCTCTGATTGGCCGTGTCGTGAATGCATTGGGTCAGCCGATCGACGACAAGGGGCCGATCAATACGGACACGTATCTGCCTGTCGAGCGTCTTGCCCCCGGGGTTATCGATCGTCAGTCGGTGCGAGAGCCGATGGCCACTGGCATCAAGGCGATCGACACGATGATTCCGATTGGTCGCGGTCAGCGCGAGCTTTTGATCGGCGACCGTCAGACAGGGAAGACCGCGATCGCGCTCGACACAATCATCAACTCCGCCAAGAACAATCTGATCTGCATCTATTGCGCGGTTGGGCAGAAGCGTTCTTCAGTCGCGCAGGTGGTGCAGACGCTCGAAGAGCATGGCGCGATGGCTTATACGATCGTCGTCGCTGCGACCGCTTCAGAACCGGCACCGATGCAGTACCTTGCTCCCTTTGCCGCTACCGCGATGGGGGAGTACTTCCGTGACAGCGGCAAGCATGCGCTGGTGATCTACGACGATCTTTCGAAACATGCCGCCAGCTACCGCGAGATTTCGCTTCTGCTTCGTCGTCCACCTGGGCGTGAAGCGTACCCTGGTGACGTTTTTTATCTCCACTCGCGTCTTCTGGAGCGCTCGTCGAAAGTATCTGACGCGCTGGGCGGCGGTTCGTTGACGGCTCTGCCGATCATCGAGACTCAGGCTGGCGACGTTTCGGCTTATATCCCGACGAACGTGATCTCGATTACTGATGGGCAGATCTTTCTTGAGACGGACTTGTTCAACTCGGGTGTGCGGCCTGCGGTCAACGTTGGTCTTTCTGTGTCGCGGGTGGGCTTCTCGGCTGCGATCAAGGCGACCAAGCAGGTGGGGGCGACCCTGAAGCTTGATCTGGCGCAATATCGCGAACTGGCTGCGTTCTCGCAGTTTGGTTCGGACTTGGATAAGGTGACGCAACAACAGCTCAGCCGCGGACAGCGCCTGACGGAGTTGCTCAAGCAGCCTCAGTTCCAGCCGCTCACTGCGGAGAAGCAGGTTGCGATTCTCTTTGCTGGTGTGAACGGGCTTCTGGATGATGTCGAAGTGAAAGATCTGCGGGCGTTTGAGGATGGCTTCTATCCTTACCTCGAGTCGGCCCAGGCTTCTATTTTGACCGATATCGCCACGAAGAAGGCCCTCGACGACGACTTGAAGGCTCGTTTGACGGCGGCGATCAAAGAGTACAAAGGAAACTTCCTCGCAGATCGCAAGGATAAGAAAGAGACGGCTGCGGCTAAGTAA
- a CDS encoding F0F1 ATP synthase subunit gamma, protein MANVLDLRRRIRSVKNTRQITKAMKMVSAAKLRRAQEHAMQARPYAQMLINVLESLVRRTDIYNVHTGKILHPLLIEREEKNVLVIVIAGDKGFAGGFNSNVGKAAQKFIEARLAKGENIDLEPIGKKAIAFYKRKFPAANYEKTEEHYDNDLATHYETIRHRAGQIEVAAEHPDLLAKTDLKAVSELAHSIIERYERSEIDSVYLVYNEFKSVLVQRIVVEKLLPIAELGAQNVESSVEPTQEERDAAVRAAQSEGISVHVPEASEMEEEAKKFGTANVDYIFDQSPETLFRHLMPRYITTQIFHALLESTAAEHAARMTATDAATKNAGDLIDSLSLTMNRVRQAAITKEIIEIVSGAAAL, encoded by the coding sequence ATGGCAAACGTACTCGATTTACGGCGCCGCATCCGAAGTGTGAAAAACACGCGGCAGATCACCAAGGCCATGAAGATGGTTTCGGCGGCGAAGCTGCGACGGGCGCAGGAACATGCGATGCAGGCGCGCCCCTACGCGCAGATGTTGATCAACGTGCTGGAATCGTTGGTGCGCCGCACCGATATCTACAACGTGCACACCGGTAAGATTCTTCATCCTCTGCTGATCGAACGCGAAGAAAAGAATGTCCTCGTCATTGTGATAGCAGGTGATAAGGGATTTGCGGGCGGCTTCAACTCGAATGTTGGGAAGGCAGCGCAGAAGTTCATCGAGGCGCGCTTGGCGAAGGGAGAGAACATCGATCTCGAGCCGATTGGTAAGAAGGCGATTGCCTTTTACAAGAGAAAGTTCCCCGCGGCGAACTACGAGAAGACGGAAGAGCACTATGACAACGATCTCGCCACCCACTATGAGACGATCCGTCATCGTGCGGGGCAGATTGAGGTTGCCGCAGAACATCCTGATCTCTTGGCAAAGACCGATCTTAAGGCCGTTTCGGAGTTAGCGCACTCGATCATTGAGCGCTATGAAAGGTCGGAGATCGATTCAGTCTATCTCGTCTATAACGAGTTCAAGTCAGTACTCGTGCAGCGGATTGTCGTTGAAAAGCTGCTGCCGATTGCTGAGCTCGGGGCGCAGAATGTTGAGTCTTCCGTTGAGCCGACCCAGGAAGAGCGGGATGCGGCTGTCCGAGCGGCGCAATCTGAAGGCATCAGTGTTCATGTACCAGAGGCGAGCGAGATGGAGGAGGAGGCCAAGAAGTTTGGTACCGCCAACGTCGACTACATCTTCGACCAGTCGCCTGAGACGCTCTTCCGGCATCTGATGCCGCGCTATATAACCACACAGATCTTTCATGCGCTGCTGGAGTCCACTGCCGCGGAGCACGCGGCGCGTATGACGGCAACCGATGCTGCAACGAAGAACGCTGGGGACCTGATCGACAGCCTGAGCCTCACCATGAACCGCGTACGGCAGGCAGCAATTACCAAGGAAATTATCGAGATTGTGAGTGGTGCGGCTGCTCTATAG
- the atpD gene encoding F0F1 ATP synthase subunit beta, with protein sequence MAENIGRVISISGPAVDVQFEESHMPPIFQAIRVVSEGFTVPAPLDVILEVQQHLGEGRVRCIAMVATEGMVRGMKAIDTGSGILVPVGRETLGRVLNVLGEPVDELGPVNAKVHMPIHRQAPAFDEQSTSEEMFETGIKVIDLIQPFLKGGKIGLFGGAGVGKTVIIQELINNVASQHGGFSVFAGVGERTREGNDLWMEFQESGVIDLKDLPKSKATLVYGQMTEPPGARLRVALTGLTVAEHFRDEEGADTLLFIDNIFRFTQAGSEVSTLLGRMPSAVGYQPNLATEMGELQERITSTKRGSITSVQAVYVPADDLTDPAPATTFAHLDATTVLSRPLSELGIYPAVDPLASTSRILSPRVVGQEHYDVAQGVKKILQRYKDLQDIIAILGIDELSEEDKITVARARKVQRFLSQPFHVAEIFTGIPGAYVKVADTVRSFKEIIEGKHDDIPEQAFYLKGGIEDVIAAAEKMKQTA encoded by the coding sequence ATGGCAGAGAATATTGGAAGAGTAATTTCGATCAGCGGACCGGCCGTTGACGTTCAATTCGAAGAATCGCACATGCCCCCTATCTTTCAGGCGATCCGCGTCGTCAGCGAGGGCTTCACGGTGCCTGCACCGCTCGATGTCATCCTCGAGGTTCAGCAGCATCTTGGCGAAGGCCGTGTGCGTTGCATCGCGATGGTCGCGACTGAAGGCATGGTTCGCGGAATGAAGGCGATCGATACCGGGTCGGGCATTCTGGTGCCAGTGGGTCGCGAGACTCTAGGCCGCGTGCTTAATGTGCTTGGGGAGCCGGTGGACGAGCTTGGTCCGGTCAATGCCAAGGTACACATGCCGATTCATCGCCAGGCGCCCGCGTTTGATGAGCAGTCAACAAGCGAAGAGATGTTCGAGACCGGGATCAAGGTTATCGACCTCATCCAGCCGTTCTTGAAGGGCGGCAAGATCGGTCTGTTTGGTGGCGCGGGCGTAGGCAAGACCGTCATCATCCAGGAGCTGATCAACAACGTTGCCAGTCAGCATGGCGGCTTCTCGGTATTCGCCGGTGTGGGTGAACGCACCCGTGAAGGCAATGACCTGTGGATGGAGTTTCAGGAGTCCGGCGTTATTGACTTGAAGGACTTGCCGAAGAGCAAAGCGACGTTGGTTTACGGACAGATGACCGAGCCGCCAGGGGCGCGTCTTCGTGTGGCGCTGACCGGCCTCACGGTCGCGGAACACTTCCGCGATGAAGAGGGCGCGGATACGTTGCTGTTTATCGATAACATATTCCGGTTTACGCAGGCTGGTTCTGAGGTTTCGACACTGCTTGGCCGTATGCCTTCAGCTGTGGGTTATCAGCCGAACCTCGCGACTGAGATGGGTGAGTTACAGGAGCGGATCACCTCGACGAAGAGGGGTTCGATCACCTCGGTGCAGGCTGTTTACGTACCCGCCGACGACTTGACTGACCCGGCGCCGGCGACGACCTTTGCTCACCTGGATGCGACAACCGTGCTTTCGCGTCCGTTGTCTGAACTGGGTATCTATCCTGCTGTCGATCCGCTTGCTTCAACCTCACGTATCTTGTCTCCGCGTGTTGTCGGACAGGAGCACTACGATGTGGCGCAGGGCGTGAAGAAGATTCTGCAGCGATACAAAGACCTGCAGGACATCATCGCGATTCTTGGAATCGATGAGCTCTCGGAGGAAGACAAGATCACCGTGGCGCGTGCGCGTAAGGTGCAGCGGTTCCTGTCGCAGCCGTTCCATGTGGCTGAGATCTTCACCGGTATCCCAGGCGCTTACGTAAAGGTTGCGGATACGGTTCGTAGCTTCAAAGAGATTATCGAAGGAAAGCACGACGATATTCCGGAACAGGCCTTCTATCTGAAGGGCGGCATCGAAGACGTGATTGCAGCCGCAGAGAAGATGAAGCAGACGGCATAA
- the atpC gene encoding ATP synthase F1 subunit epsilon — protein sequence MAETTSNTGLLAVRLVTPDRILLDATAQAVELPSMSGYLEALYGAAPLLAELGAGEVRLHGGSSGDQKFFVAWGFVEVLPDRVTILAETALHPNEIDVSEAQKELQEGEKLWREAGDDGEKYDEANAITRKAEEKIASAEGKST from the coding sequence ATGGCAGAGACGACGAGCAATACGGGGTTGTTAGCGGTTCGGCTGGTGACGCCGGATCGTATTCTGCTGGATGCGACGGCTCAGGCGGTAGAGCTGCCGTCAATGTCAGGGTATTTGGAGGCGTTGTATGGTGCAGCGCCGCTGCTCGCAGAGCTTGGCGCCGGTGAAGTGAGGCTACATGGTGGTAGCTCGGGCGATCAGAAGTTCTTCGTAGCCTGGGGTTTTGTGGAGGTGCTGCCGGACCGGGTGACGATCCTGGCGGAGACCGCGCTGCATCCGAACGAGATCGACGTCTCTGAGGCCCAGAAGGAGCTTCAGGAGGGGGAGAAGCTCTGGCGTGAAGCTGGCGATGATGGCGAGAAATATGACGAAGCTAACGCTATCACGCGGAAGGCGGAAGAGAAGATCGCCTCCGCTGAGGGCAAGAGTACGTAG